The sequence below is a genomic window from Dryobates pubescens isolate bDryPub1 chromosome 17, bDryPub1.pri, whole genome shotgun sequence.
CTCAGAGGCCATTCCTTCACCCTTGCAGCCCTCTcatttatctttttattttttaccatGCAATTTCATCTATGGCTGCAATTGATCAGGGAACTGCATGTGACTAAACTGAAGACATTCATGGGGTGACCCAAGTAATAAAGTTTTCTGGAGAAGCTGATTTTTAACTACTGATTCTCAGATAGGAGACTACCTTGTCACTTAGTAGCTTATTCTATTTTCCTCAGGTGCAGGAATAAAGGCACCTGAGTTAGGATGAGCCTGATTCTTCTTTTTTAAGCTTAAACCAGCGGGTTTATTCATTAGTTTTTATAGTTTCTACCACTGCAGACAGAGGCATCTGCATGTCTGCAAAAAGAAAGCCTTAATGATGGGCAAAACAGATGTTGAAAGTGGGAATGAGGCACAATATTTCACTTCTCCTAACGATCCTCCCCTCCTCGATCCCTGCCTGACATAAATTCTGCCATCCTGTTCCCAAGTAATGTACATGTTTTCGCTGGCAGACAGGAAACGTTCCAATTCTTACATTCCATGTGAGAAATTCTTAGTGTCGCAGACTGCAGGGTAAACTGTTGATTTAGATGCGTAGGGAATTTGTGCATGCGATTTACATTAAATGAAGAACTACACAAATAAACCATCTTcccatggggaggggggaagagaatgctagaaagataaaatatttttaattcatATGTTATGGGAGAAGATAGCAATGTAAGTGAGTTATTCTGACCCCACAGTTTACAGTAAAACATTCTTTAAAATATAATCACTGTTAAAGCAGTCCACAGAGGCAGACTGGAGCCAGCAGAAACCCAGTGCCTGCGGTGTCAACACCCCTTCCTCCCGCTGTCAGTTTTTCCGCCTTATCTTCGCACTGAGGCAGAGCGGCCAAACCGCGGTCGTGAGGGTCACGGTTACGGGTCCGACGCCATGGGAGACGCTCACCAGGGCAGCACGGACGCTGTGAACAGATAGAAGCCAGGGTTGGAAGCCGCGCTCGGGGTGCGCTGGAGAGACCGGGGCTAAAGCTGAGATCTCCGCTCCCCGAAGACACTCACCCTTCCCCAAGCGGCCGTAAAGCCGTACTGACACGGCAAGGCGTGCCGTCAAACGCAGCTCAGCCCCGCAGCTAGCAACCGTTCAGTGCCAGCCccgcccccagccagccccgcCCCGCCTCAGGGCGCCGGCTCCGCCTCAGCCTGAGGGGTGGTCGTGTGCGTCCCTCGCCCCGCCCCGAGGCGGGGTCCGCCCGCCGGTGTGCGTCATCAACATGCGCCGGACGCGCCGCTATGTGGGGTTGGTGGCTGCGCTCCTGGCGGGAGGGGGTGACGGTGGCgcgcggggcggcggggcgggcaggggcgcCGCCATGGCGGGTACTCTTCTTCGGCACCGACCGCTTCGCTGTCACCGTCCTGCGAGCCCTGCAGGCCGCCAGGtactgcctgctgccagggggctgcaccTGCGGGGAGGCGTTTGGGCCGAGGAATGTAAGGTGGGAGTGAGTCATGGGGTTCAGGGGGCATTAGGGGTTGAGCTGGGGTCAGGGGGACAAGAACCGTGGATTGGGCAGTGATTGgtagggaagagaggaagaaaagggaatgcAGAGTGGGACAGGGACCATGGTGTCACAAGTGGATCGATGGAGAGAGATCATAGGAGTCAGAACGTGAAGAGCAGACAGGTTGTAGGGCTGAGTGGGGGTTAGGAGGCTGAGGACAGTATAGGAAGGCTGGGAACCAAGTAGGGGATGGGAGTTGGAGGGGCAGGTGATGTGGAGGGGCACAGGGGCAAGGGGTGGAGTTGAACCAGCCGTTTCCTCTCCATTGCTCTGTGTGCCTGAGACCTTCAGTACCTTGTCCACCCCAGGGAGCCCAGCGAGAACTTGCTTGtgtccaggctggaggtggtgaCTTTGCCCTCCCGCCTACGTGGGGACCTGCCTGTGaagagctgtgcccaggagtTCCAGCTGCCTGTTCACGAGTGGCCACACACAGGACCTGTGGGACAGTTCGATGTGGGTGTGGTGGCATCATTTGGACGTCTTCTAAGCAAGGAGCTTATTCTACAGTTCCCATAGTAAGTGAGTTGACAGAATATCTACTGCTGCTTCTTTAGCACAGCAACTCTGGTTTTGAGTCAGTACTTGGCTTAGAGCAGGTGTGATCAACTTCTCTGGGTTCACCTGCTTAGTCTGAGTCCTTCTTCTATCGTTATGAAGTTGACTGTTGTTCTTTAACATGCTGATGTAGATCTATGCAAATATTCCTTATCATGTGTTTACTTTTATTCCTCTCATCTCCCTTCCTGTGTTTACTGAGAAACTGAAGGCTGTATGGCATGAATTTTCCTTTAAATGTGTATTTAAACCAGCACTGCTTCAGAAGGTCTGCAGAGTTAATTCTGAGGTTCAGTGTGATTAATGTTGCACACCTATGTACATGTGGGTTCAGCTTCAGGTACTGTTCCTACTCTAAACTTGAAAATCTTTCAATTCAGTGGTGTGCTGAATgtccatcccagctgcctcccacgATGGCGTGGTCCTGCACCAGTAGTCCACACAGTGCTTCATGGAGATGAAGTGGCTGGGGTGACAATTATGGAAATAAGATCAAAAAGGTAGGTTAGATGTGCTTCCCTAAACTACTTACTGTTTCTGTGGCCTCTCAGAACTTTAGACCATTGCCACTTAAGCCATCAGATGACAAGCAATTGTCTAGGGATGagagaatcctagaatgcacaggttgctcagagtcccatcaagcctgacttgGAATGTCTTTAGGTATGGGGCATCTACTATCTCTTTGGACAGCcagctccagtgttccaccaccttcctaataaagaacttctttctcatgtccaatctaaatctgctctgctctagtttaaaactgttGTCCCTTGTTTTATTgctacaagtccttgtaaaacatcccttcccagctttcttgtaggcccccacTCAGGTATTGGAATGCTGCTGTAGGGTCTCGCTGGAGCATTCTcatcttcaggctgaacaacccccagtctctcagcctgtgttcATAGGATTGGTGCTCCAGCTGTCTGATCCCCTTGGTGGCCCATCATTATGTGTTATAGTTTCAGCACAAACTCTGGCATACAAGCCTTGTTAAAACAACCTTTGCTTGCCTGATAGTAAGACTCAAGAAAGCATGAAACAAATTTCTTCTGAATGCTTCAGGTTGTTTCTTCTGAGATCTTATGCTTCTGAACTGTAAATTGTACATGCATATCAACCTCAGTTTGCTGAGCTGAATCTTGCATGCCTAGATATATCTCATACTGTTTTCCCTGTGTTGTTTTGTGAACCAAACATTATTTGGCAATGTGCTGAAAAATAAAGCTTCTGGGGGGAGGTATTTAGTAATGAAGTTAATGTATTGATTGTAGACTTCAGAACTGCTAATTGAGTTGTAGTTTCTCCTCTAGTGAGCCTGTGTGTTTTCTGCCTTACAGGTTTGATGTGGGTCCAATTATTAAGCAAGAAGAGTTTCCTGTTCCTCCCTGTTGTACTGCAAAGGAGCTGGAAGTGTTGTTAGCAAAGATGGGTGCAAACATGGTAAGGTTGCTTCTGATTAGTGCCTTGTGTAAACAGAGTTCTTTTTAATCTTGTTTGGAGCTGACTGTAGCTGGTAAGAGGAGAGTGGTCTAAAACTTGTGTTTGTGAGCGCTTTGTCTTGTTGAGAAGGAAGCTGAGTGCTGTGTGATAAGCTGTCGTTGCTGTGCTATGTGTTGCTGTTCTGTTACTGTCCAGTGAAGAACTCAAGTGCTTTTCATGGAAGCTGTGCTCTTTATTCTTCCATTGAATTGAATCCCCTATTTTTTCATCTTAATCAGCTTTTGTCCTTTTACAGGACTGATACCAGAGAGGAATTCATCTGTAAAAGAATATTTGGGGGGTCTAATTGTGATTTGCAGAATtgcagcatggtgggggttggaaggaacctctagagATACCTAGTCCTatcctctgctaaagcagggtcgctcacaggttgcccaggatcacaatgtccaggcaggtctggaatctctccagagaaggagacttcgtAACCTCTCCaaacagcctgctctagggctccTGCACTGTCACAGGGAAGATactccttatgtttaggtggagcCTCTTGGGTTCCCGTTTGTGACTAtttccccttgccctatcagtgggcaccactgaaaagagcccagccccatcctcttgcctcccaccctttagctcttgctgagcattgagaaaatcccctctcagtctgcccttctccaggctaaacagccccaggtctctcagcctttctttgttAAGAGGGGTTCTCCATGtccccttcacatctttatagcctctgctggactctctcctgtagttccctgcctctcttgacgTGGAAACGATGCTTTAGTGTGTATGATACAAGTCTTCTAATGACCCGGTTTTCTAAAAGCTCCCAAGAAAGTTGCCCTGCTGAAAAATGAAGTACTGCACATTTGTGTCTTGGATTTACTGTTAATAAACAGACTCCACTTAGCTTTGCTAAGACATTGTCCAAACTTTCATTTTGCAGCTGATATCAGTCCTGAAAAACTTGCCTGAAAGCTTACAAAATAAAAGAGAGCAACCAAAAGAAGGAGTAACCTTTGGTAGGTACACAGCATATTtagtaattattattttttttaatcagctgGAAAACTTCTTTgtcttctgctgggctgggttctAGTCTGGGTTTTTAGATACCTTTGTCAATATGGTCTCTTCACTGCCCTCTGTAGTTTAAATAAATCACACAGTGGGGAAAAACGCTTCAGAAGTCTTTTTCAGACTTACTACATTAATTGGCCATGCAATATCAAAATGTTACAAAGTCTGAGTCAGTTTGTAACTCTTCATGGCTGTAATGCAGacagcagtatcacagtataactaaggttggaagagaccccaaggatcatcaagtccaacctgtctcaacagacctcgtgactagaccatggcaccaagtgccacgtccagtctcctcttgaatacctccagggacggtgcctccatcacctccctgggcagcacattccaatgacgaatgactcgctcagtgaagaaccttctcctcacctcgagtctaaacctcccctggcgtagcttgagactgtgtcctcttgttctggtgctggttgcctgggagaagagaccaaccccttcctgtctgcaattacctttcaggtagttgtagagggcaatgaggttacccctgatccttctcttgtccaggctaaacaatcccatctccctcagcctctcctcacagggctgtgctcaaggcctctccccagccttgttgcccttctctggacacgctcaagtgtctcaatgcccttcttaaactgaggggcccagagctggacacagtactcaaggtatggcctaactaatgcagagtacaggggcacaatgacctccctgctcctgctggccacactattcctaatacaggccaggatgccattggccttcttggccacctgggcatactgctggctcatgtttaggtgggtgtcaatcagcatccccaggtccctctctgtttggcagctctcagccactctgaccccagcctgtagctctgcatggggttgtcgtggccaaagtgcagcacccggcacttggtcttgttaaatgccatgccattagactctgcccatctgtccagtcggtcgaggtccctctgcagtgttACAGCTGTGCTTGTAAACTTTGCAGTGCAATGGGTAAGTAAGAGGACAACTGGAAGAAAGTCTAAATGACCCAAATAGAGGTGTGTGTTTTTTGTGGCAAAATCTTTTCTCCAGTTGCTGTCTAAGGTGTTTGTGGGTAGATGGTAAACCTGTTACTGGTCTGTATAAAATTGGgtttaaaataagataaaatgcTACAGCTGTTTGTTGGCAAAGAAAAGATGCAAAACAAGCCATGAAGTCTTATGTGGAGtaacttctctttttcctcttagCTCCTAAAATATCTGTGGCTAAGAGCTGTGTCAAATGGGAAGAGCAGACAGCTGCACAAATACTTCAACTGCATCGTGCAATAGGAAGTATGGTAAGAGAGTGGGAAGTTTTTTAACCCTTTTCTGTCCCTCTAGAATGTTAGAGTTTGGTGTAGATAACTTTTATTTGTGATTAAATCTCAAGTTTTAGTTACTTTAGCCTTTAAGACCTAGCATGTGTTTTAAAATTCCAGCATTAAAGGTGGAATTGGTGTGGAGAAGAATTGTAGTGGATTTGATGCCAAGTTTGAAATCAGCTCagtggttttgtggtgtttagTTCCAAGATTTCCTCTGATGTATTTGAGGGGGTTTCAAAAAACTATGATTACATCTTGGCATGACAGTAGGCAGCTGTTGCAGATGGCTGTTTACCTCCTCACTGCATATGCTAATGGATTGCTTGTCAATGAGATGAGGAAAACCAAGGTATACTTGATATAATAAGGAAAGTCTCTTACCTGGACATACACTTAAATTTTTCCCCCAAATATTGCTATCACAGGTGTCTTGCATAatgaaaaacaccccaaaccctacatagtagaatagaattaaccaggttggaaaagacctttgagatcattgagtctgcctatcacccaacaccatctaaaccatggcaccaagtgcctcatccagtctcctcccaaacacctccagggatggtgactccaccacctccctgggcagcacattccaatggccaatcactctttctatgaagaacttcttcctaacatccagccttctGAATGTGTCATCTGCTTCTGTTTCCAGTTCCCTTTGCAGACCCTCTGGAGGGGTACCACTGTTAAGCTTCTGGATCTGGTGGAAGTGGATAATATTCCTGGGTTTTCAGGTATTTACTTTTAAATTAGTCTGTTAAGTtaaattttcttcccttttccagtgTTGACTTGGAAATGGACAACAACTGTACTAAACATTAGTATAAAGTAGTGGTTCCTGATGCTCCAGTAAAACTAAGTCATGTATGTGCAAGTTTCTATGCCCAAAGATGAGGGTGAAATGGGTTTAAGGATGTTCCCACTCTGTGGTAGTGTTGAGAGCAGCAGTGACCCCTGAGATCAGAGGATTTTAGTCTTTTGGTAGATCctattttattgccttttttggGGGATCTCTCACAAtgaaagctgttccagtgtgctATGCTCAAATTATTTTCTATCATAGTCTGTGAGTTGGAAAACCTTGTGGGCTTAGTGGTGTGACACAGCACACAGGGCTAATGGCCCTTCATGGATCACGTAGGgagcagtgccagagagtgactgGTCTGCTTCTTTCCTGCTCATTTGGCTATaataaaacacagaacaaaatattttttaacagAAGAGTGACTCAAGATGATTATCATGCTTCAAAGAAGACTGTTTCAAACCTTTTTGTGTTTATTGGCATAAAAATGCAAGGAaatcttgctttgcttttagaTCAAGTATTAAATGAttgtggagctgctcctggttCACTGCTGTACCATAAAGCCTCCCGAATGCTGATAGCTCGTTGCAGGGTAAGTTTTTCCCGCCTGTTTTATGTTCCCTGTCCTAAAGATGAGGCTTTTAGTATTTGCCTGACATGACTTTTAGCTGTCCATCATGATTCACTGAACTCATTCAAATTAGCATCAGTCTTTTTGTTTGGTAAGCTGAAGAACTTGATTTCTGCTCAGAGGCTTTTCACTTGCAAAGTGAGAATTTGGTTTGTGGTataaacagaatcacacagattatgcctggttggaagagacctcaaaaaccTTCCAGTCCAGCCTTTGACCTGGCAGTGAAATGTCaatgctaaaccatgtgcctaagcaccaggtcctcACGGtgcttgaacactcccagggatggtgactccagcactgtcctgggcagatcattccaatgtttgagaaccctttcagtgaagaaatatttcctaatatccagcctagacctgccctgatgcagcttggaaccatttcctccagtcttgtcacttgacaccaaggtggtttgtttgtttgtattttcagGAAGGCTGGGTTGGAATCAAAGGAGTGGTGTTAAAGAAGCAGCTTACGGCAGTCGACTTCTACAATGGATATTTGCACTCTTTGTTCCAGCAGAACTCAAGATCAGTTCGTGAGGAATGCAGATTTCAAACACTTGAACTTAGCATTGCAAAAAAGACtctgaaggagagggagaaattgCAACAGGATGCAAAACAATAGATGTATTTTAAACTGTGGCTGAAGACAGCTGTTGCTAGTGATACAAACTTTCAGTGCCCACCTCTAACATTCGACTCAGTTTGAGGGGTTTCATCTTGCTGTCATCTGCGTGTTTTCATCATGGATTcctcacttttttccccccatcaagGAAGAGGATCTCTCTGAATGCTGAAGACAGGGACTAAATCCCTGTTTCCACTGAGTAATAAATTTATTTTCATACattgttttcagtttgttttctgaGGACTGTTGATAAAATGTTCTTCAAGCATAAGTTGTGCACTATTGTTTTAATCTGTAAATACTAAGTGCTCACTGAGCCTAGTGAGCTCCAGTTGGATTTTGCTTGTGGAGCTTTTGTAGCCTCACGTGGAGATTTATAATTTAAGCCTTagctgggggggcagctggagatgcttttcctgcctgtaaTAGTTTTCTTGGAGTCAACCACAGTTAACACAGTACATCCCATATTTCTCACTGGAGTTTGATTCCATATACTGTGCCTGGAGTTCTGTGCAGTCAGTCATATAATTTGTTGGAGTTATTTGCTAGGTGGGGTTTCGTGAGCAGTCTGTTTTATCTCATCAACCTGGGTAATTATTGCTGACTACTTAATTACTTGGGTCTCCCTGCTTATTCTCTTTGTGGTCTCAGGTGTCCATTTCCAGTGTACTGGAATTCAGTTTCAGTGACTCTTTGGTGTAGAAAAGGAATAAACAGCATATTCCCTAGTCTGAGATCGCATCCAGTTCTCCTAGGACCATCATGTTTGGTTTTACCTGAGTAGGTTGTGTGCTATCTTCAGATGTTCTGATCAATTTCTTACCTTTCCTATTGAATCATTGATTCCTTCTTTTTGCTTTCATATCCTAGGATGTATTCCACTTAATATCTGTGACATCCATCCAGATGTCATTCTCTCCTGTCATTCTTCCTCTCTGAGAGAAATTTTTACGTGATGGGGAGTTGTGAATCTAATCCAAGCTTTTACCTAACCTGCTTTTTGCTTACTGGCACATATGAGGAGTATTTGATGTGAAGAATCCAAAATCTGATGACTCTTCTACTTTCTTATCCTAGAAGTAATGTATCACTGGGAGTGTAACAACAGAACAGAGACCAGCTGCATTTTAGGAGCTGCTCTGGTGTTGCTCCATTTATTCCTGCTTTTTCTTCATCCTCCTGCAGTAAAAGCAGAGCCTCTGGGGCTCTTCAGATGTGTTAGCTTCCGATTTTCAGCATTTTCAATGACATTTTGGAAGCCtccaaagggggggaaaaaatgcaggGCTTGGGTAGGCTTGGTGTTACAGtgtttctgttttcctcctgctcaTCAATAAATGCCAGCACATCCTCTTCCACATGTTCTTTAGACTCTTCAGACCTCCAACCTGTTCATGTGTTTTCAAGCAGTCCTGTCTGGAACTTAAGGCTCAAGTCAGGTGAGAATTCATGGTGCTTACATCAAGGTAACTGATATCAAGGAACTTGATGTTCTGAAATGTGAGTCAAAGCAAAAAGTGTAGAAAAATACATCACATGGACTAAAATGTTTCTGAAGAAGCATCTGTTCAAGCAGATGCTGCAGTATTTTTCTTTAACTGTTGAGCCAATGGCAATTAATCTGCCTCCCCCAGGAAATCCAAGCCTATGAATCAGAGACAAAGCCAGCAAAGTGGAAGTCAGGCTTGTTTGGTAAATTCCTTTTGTCTTTCCAGGCTCGAGGATGTGATTTGTGCCGCAGAAGTTAGAAAACTGGCAAATTTGTGTCACATTATGACCTGAGCAAAGTGAGAGGTGACTTCAGCAGAAAAACTGTGGTATTGAAAGCTCAGGCAAGGTTAAAAGGTTTTGGATAACCAAACTGCTAACAGCTTTGGTCCTAGGAATGGCATttcaggaaaaatttccttaCAAGAAATTTTAACTcctttgtgtgttttggttgttgggttcttctgtttgtttgtttgcttaggttttttgtttgttttgaacctGCCATGACATAAAAGTGTAGAATCGGTgtgctttgagttggaagggacctttcaaggtcatgtaggccaccccccaccctgcactgagcagggacatctgcaactacagcagcttgctcagagccctgaacaacctgacctggaatggttccagagatggggcatctgccacttttctgggcaacctgggattTGGTCTCTCTACCTTCAgtgtaaagagtttcttccttctctctactCTGAATCTCTGACTTTtggttcaaaccatcacccccttgtcctgtcacaccaggccctgctcaaaagtctgtccccagctttcctatcagcgcttttaagtactgaaaggcctccaggtctccctggagccttttccaggctgaacatacCCAACTCTCctagcctggcctcagagcagagggcttccagccccccccatcattgctgtggcctcctctgtccCCACTGACAAATCCATGCCCTTCTTTATGATGTAAGCTGATAGCAAAGAAGAACTATCTATCCTTTTATCTCCAAACTGACACAGAGCAAAGCAGTGCTTTTGCTGGGTGACACTAATGCTCCTGGCTGGAATATCAGCTTCCAGCCAGCAGTGTCTGGGTGAGATGTTAGCATCAGAGAGAATATGTGGGGCACTATCTCACTGATAGTTGTAGAGTGCACCTCGTGTGAGATCTGCTGCTGTTAGTCATTGCTGGTAGGTGGCAATTTCAGTTCTAAGCAAAGCATAAAGTATCAGGGAAGAGTTTGCCTGTGTCTTTGGGGCAGTGGCATGTGCTTAGAAACCCTGTAGATGGtgctcactgcagctctttgAGGGGAAAACCAAGGTCAGCTGGACAGGACACGGTGAAAATCTGGTACAGAGTGTGTTCAGTTAGTTGTTTAATACCAAATAATGTCAAAAACATATTGTAGGCAGGATACTTAAACATGTAATCTGTGCAGAGTTTGCTTTAAGGTTTCTCAGAACTGCTTTCTATGCAAGAGGTTCTGTGTTGCTTTAACAGTTAATGTCCTAGCTTGGAATCAGCACAACTTTACCCCAGTTGTTTTATGGAGGGAAAAAGGGTAAGAATAATTAAATCTTTATGGGGGAGATCTTTGGTGTGCTATTTTGGGCATGGCAGTGAAGCTTTAAAGGGAATttgtgctccccaggcagctgttAGCCAAAATGCCTCTTTGGAAACTTTGCCTTCACCTGGCTCTGTAGGGATTTAACTCAGTAGGTAATGAAAATCTGATGATTTTTGCAGAACAGACAAAACACAAATGGGGCATTCTCTGATGAGGTGTGGACTAGCATGTCAGGGCTGACTCTGGAACATAGATGTGATTTAATCCTGTGTACCTCTGCTGAAGTCGAGGACAGCCTTTCTAGCAACGGGAAAGTGATATCAACAAAATAAGCCAACTGTCCTCCTCACAGGCGAGCGAGGGAAAGTAGCAGAGGCATTGATAGAGTCAGCATCTGCTGTAGCTCAGTTTGATTGCTGAAGCCAAATTACTGGTAGCGCTGCAAAATGGGCACCAGAAGGGCTCTGGTCTTGGTCTTCATTTCATCATGGTTATCAAAGAAATGTTAGAGCAGTATTTCCTAGGATGCTGGTGACTTGCAGTTAGCTGTGTCTGTTTCTTGATCTGAAACCTTACTACTCCCCTTGCTTCCTAGGAAGCCTCTTTATTCCAGTTTTCTGCTGAGCAAACCGCAAATAACAAGCGTGACTGATCACAGGAGTAGTGTTGATTGTAAAATCCCTGAATAATGTGAAGGTTGAGACTAGGCAAGCagctttctccttttgtttgtCCTaactgctgatgggaagtaatattttccttttcttaaaaaTAGAAGGGGAGGGATAGGTCACCCTGAGAGTTGGAAAATAAATGTCCCTAATGGAGGATGCTTTTGCCATTAGTCCTAAACCTGCTGATGTTTAGAAGCCAGGTCTTCTGCTTCAGCCTGTTTGTCAAGGTTGGTGGTCCAAAGGTTAAGGCCAAGGGAGAAGCTGAGGTTGCAGCCTTCCCACATTCCTCCAACTGATACTGTTCTTGGATATGTGGGAGTGTGGGTTGCATTTCAGGTTGCAGAAAGGACACTGCTATGCACTGACCAAGTTAGAGAAGTCAGAACTGGGTAAACTATAGCAGAAAACTCATGTGAGTGGTGGCTGCCAGGACCTGCTGTAGCTTTTGTTCTCTATAAACTTTCTTAAGGCATTTGCCATGGTGGCTCATCAGTAATGGCTCAGTGTTAGCACTGAGTGCTGGTTGTTGGGCCAGAGTTGTTTTCTGGTGATAGTGCTTAAGCACCCGTGTCTGAAAcctttctgtgcttctctgtgtCCAATGTACTCTGCCAGCAGCCGCCTCTGAGAGCTCAGGGGCTCAGTGAGTGAAGAGATTAGGTTGTTCCTCCAAGTCAGAGTTAAGCTGCAGTGGGGGACAGACTGGGGAAACTTGGAGAGCTTCTTGTTCTTTCACGGATAGGCAGAACTtcaagctgcagggctgcaaccATTTCATTCATGTTAAACAGACATTTCTCCCCAAAAGCAACAGCTACTGCTCACCTGTACCCTGCTGTGTTTGGCTGTGGCAAGCCCCCATGCAGCACAGGTACCAGATCCTGAGCTTGCTTTCATCCATGTACCTCCTGGGTTGGTCTGTAGAAGTCATTTGTGTTACTTCACCCTCAAAGTGATGAAACTAAGTCCAGGatttggctggctggctgcagaggaggaggggagaagagggaagagacaTTTCTCTGTGAGCCTGGAGTGCAAGCCAAAAGCTCTGTGGGAAGGTCCAAGCTAATGCTCTCCCCTGGCTGCCTTGGCCCCAGCTCACGCCAAGCCCTTGCAGCAGACTAAACACgaaagaaaacacagagtcTACATTCATTGGTATGAAGAGGATGTGCCAGAGTAttcccctgctcttccttttctgcttctcgTTGATAACTGTCAAATTGCATGAAGACATGGATGATTAAGGTTTATTTTTAACCTTTTGAAGCATAACTCAGGCTCagtcctgcacagctctgcactgaatGCCTTTGTC
It includes:
- the MTFMT gene encoding methionyl-tRNA formyltransferase, mitochondrial, whose translation is MWGWWLRSWREGVTVARGAAGRAGAPPWRVLFFGTDRFAVTVLRALQAAREPSENLLVSRLEVVTLPSRLRGDLPVKSCAQEFQLPVHEWPHTGPVGQFDVGVVASFGRLLSKELILQFPYGVLNVHPSCLPRWRGPAPVVHTVLHGDEVAGVTIMEIRSKRFDVGPIIKQEEFPVPPCCTAKELEVLLAKMGANMLISVLKNLPESLQNKREQPKEGVTFAPKISVAKSCVKWEEQTAAQILQLHRAIGSMFPLQTLWRGTTVKLLDLVEVDNIPGFSDQVLNDCGAAPGSLLYHKASRMLIARCREGWVGIKGVVLKKQLTAVDFYNGYLHSLFQQNSRSVREECRFQTLELSIAKKTLKEREKLQQDAKQ